One window of the Candidatus Jettenia sp. genome contains the following:
- a CDS encoding tetratricopeptide repeat protein codes for MRCFFPNPGNVVLGIIAFLCIGLLGCNSITARQDAQPLAGNKNQPLDVQEKTYSYFCTGYFYMLERNWEDAARYFEKALQLDNSSEKILRHLATCYFQLGKNEKAVNFIKKLAEMKPHEFNVHYTLATLYEIGGKYQDAIAEYENARRCKITKLDHVFLADTLYRLANLYMQEGMMEKGAECYKSMLDMKLVNEPAKIYYEIGRRYFEKNDIKNALEYFLLVKKVDPNLNFANFYLTLCYDALNDYSHAINEGKAFLEKEPDNWIMHFALSDIYRKIHDESKRNEEIEKTQEILRKNVDAGSKNPKEYFLLSQIYRSQHRIGKAIAVIENMKLIPLDKETNRDAHFLLANLYYERQEFDRVEEELYMTVKLDPDFHEANNFLGYLFVENNKNLDEAILLISKALKVQPKNGAYLDSLGWAYYKKAQKEKKDNYLVMALEKLREAVQFAEEPDIYEHMGDVYYSLGHWDEAIKAFEKAKILYKEIFNHEAKLKNITAKLEKIRRLISLEETTLKVTLNHREVENSNQP; via the coding sequence ATGAGATGTTTTTTTCCCAACCCAGGTAATGTTGTTTTGGGTATTATAGCGTTCTTATGTATTGGTCTTTTAGGATGTAATAGTATTACCGCCAGGCAGGATGCTCAACCTTTAGCTGGTAACAAAAATCAACCTTTAGATGTCCAGGAAAAAACATACTCTTATTTCTGTACCGGCTACTTTTATATGTTAGAGAGAAATTGGGAAGACGCAGCTCGTTATTTTGAAAAAGCGCTGCAGTTAGATAATTCTTCTGAAAAAATACTACGTCACTTAGCGACCTGCTATTTTCAATTGGGTAAGAATGAAAAGGCAGTTAACTTCATTAAAAAATTAGCCGAAATGAAACCTCATGAATTCAATGTGCATTATACATTGGCTACGCTCTATGAGATTGGGGGAAAATATCAAGATGCTATTGCGGAATACGAGAATGCGCGCCGATGCAAGATAACAAAGTTAGACCATGTATTTTTGGCTGATACTTTGTACAGACTTGCCAATCTTTACATGCAGGAGGGGATGATGGAAAAAGGTGCTGAGTGTTACAAAAGTATGCTCGATATGAAGCTTGTTAATGAGCCTGCAAAGATATATTATGAGATTGGCCGAAGATATTTTGAAAAAAATGATATCAAAAATGCCTTGGAGTACTTCCTTCTTGTGAAAAAGGTTGATCCGAACTTAAATTTTGCTAACTTCTATCTTACCCTTTGTTACGATGCACTCAACGATTACTCTCATGCCATAAATGAGGGAAAAGCTTTTTTAGAAAAAGAACCAGACAACTGGATTATGCATTTCGCGTTATCTGATATATACAGAAAAATACATGATGAATCCAAAAGAAACGAAGAGATTGAAAAAACTCAAGAAATTTTGAGAAAAAATGTAGATGCTGGCAGTAAAAATCCAAAGGAATATTTTTTATTAAGTCAAATTTATAGAAGTCAACATAGGATTGGTAAGGCAATTGCCGTTATTGAGAATATGAAATTGATTCCTTTGGATAAAGAAACAAACAGGGATGCCCATTTCTTGTTAGCAAATCTTTATTATGAGAGGCAGGAATTTGACAGAGTAGAAGAAGAGTTATATATGACGGTAAAACTTGATCCTGATTTCCATGAGGCAAATAATTTTCTTGGTTATTTATTTGTTGAAAATAATAAAAATTTGGACGAAGCCATACTACTTATTAGCAAGGCATTAAAGGTGCAACCTAAGAATGGGGCATATCTTGATAGTTTAGGTTGGGCATACTATAAGAAGGCGCAGAAGGAAAAAAAAGATAATTATCTCGTTATGGCGCTTGAAAAGTTACGGGAAGCTGTTCAATTTGCGGAAGAACCTGATATCTATGAGCATATGGGAGATGTCTATTATAGTCTTGGGCATTGGGATGAAGCTATAAAGGCTTTTGAAAAAGCAAAGATCCTCTATAAAGAGATATTTAACCATGAGGCGAAATTAAAGAATATAACAGCAAAATTAGAAAAAATAAGAAGATTAATTTCTCTGGAAGAAACGACTTTAAAAGTTACTCTAAATCACAGAGAGGTTGAAAATAGTAATCAACCGTAA
- the hisG gene encoding ATP phosphoribosyltransferase, whose translation MKKLCLGLPKGSLQEATIDMMKKAGYTVIVNSRSYYPTIDDDEISVRLIRPQDMSRYIEKGIIDAGLTGADWVKEAESDVRVVVSLIYAKQQLTKVKWVLAVPETSAIHTVNDLQGKKIATELVNVTRRYLAERGIVADIEFSHGATEAKAPDLVDAIVELTETGNSLRANKLRIVETIMESSTLLIANHNAWEDEWKRTKIENLAMLFEGAIIAREKVGLKMNVPNGALDQVLKKLPALRKPTISSLSEGAGYAIETVLDEVIARKITPELKRAGAEGIIEYPLNKVIL comes from the coding sequence ATGAAAAAATTATGTTTAGGTTTGCCTAAGGGCAGCCTTCAAGAAGCAACTATTGATATGATGAAAAAGGCGGGTTATACGGTCATCGTGAATTCACGTTCCTATTATCCTACGATTGATGATGATGAAATTTCTGTAAGATTGATAAGACCGCAGGATATGTCAAGGTATATTGAAAAAGGTATTATAGATGCTGGCTTAACTGGTGCAGATTGGGTAAAAGAGGCTGAATCTGATGTCAGAGTTGTTGTAAGCTTGATATATGCCAAACAACAGTTGACAAAAGTTAAATGGGTTTTGGCAGTTCCTGAAACTTCAGCAATACATACCGTAAATGATCTGCAGGGGAAAAAGATTGCAACTGAATTGGTAAATGTAACACGTCGATATCTTGCTGAACGGGGAATTGTTGCTGATATTGAATTTTCTCATGGTGCTACAGAGGCAAAAGCCCCTGATTTAGTTGATGCAATTGTAGAGCTCACCGAAACAGGTAATAGTTTACGGGCAAATAAACTTCGCATTGTGGAAACTATTATGGAATCATCAACACTCCTTATTGCGAATCATAATGCATGGGAGGATGAATGGAAGCGTACGAAGATAGAAAACCTTGCAATGCTTTTTGAAGGAGCTATTATTGCCCGTGAAAAGGTTGGATTGAAAATGAATGTGCCGAACGGTGCTTTAGATCAGGTATTAAAAAAATTACCTGCGCTGAGAAAACCAACGATTTCATCGTTATCTGAGGGAGCTGGTTATGCAATTGAAACCGTGCTGGATGAAGTGATAGCAAGAAAGATAACCCCTGAATTAAAAAGGGCAGGAGCTGAGGGGATTATTGAATATCCCTTAAATAAAGTTATTCTTTAA
- the rbfA gene encoding 30S ribosome-binding factor RbfA, protein MSSRRIERLSEVLKQEVSKAILYKLKDPRISFITVTKVEITPDLKRAKVYISILGDEPTQRKTLRALEHAKGFIQAEVGAHLQTRYTPVLSFFLDESIKKSMHISKLIDEAVKGSDMTVKDE, encoded by the coding sequence ATGTCTTCAAGAAGAATTGAGAGATTATCTGAGGTCCTCAAGCAAGAGGTAAGCAAAGCCATCCTCTATAAACTGAAAGATCCCCGGATAAGTTTTATTACCGTAACAAAGGTGGAAATAACACCCGATTTGAAAAGGGCAAAGGTATATATTTCTATATTAGGTGATGAACCAACGCAAAGGAAAACCCTCAGGGCATTAGAACATGCTAAAGGATTTATCCAAGCTGAAGTTGGTGCGCATTTGCAAACGCGATATACACCTGTTTTGTCATTTTTTTTGGATGAATCGATTAAAAAGAGTATGCATATTTCAAAACTTATTGATGAAGCCGTTAAAGGAAGTGATATGACGGTAAAGGATGAGTAG
- a CDS encoding DUF503 domain-containing protein — protein MNLEFYKSDDTVIGIVNIRLVIRSANTLKDKRRIIKSLKDRIKNNFNVSIAETGSLDHCQYSQIGIAMVGNDNRYVNSVLSNLINLIRCASSVELVDYKLEFV, from the coding sequence ATGAATCTTGAGTTTTATAAATCTGACGATACGGTAATTGGTATTGTAAATATTCGGTTGGTAATCAGGAGCGCAAATACTTTAAAAGATAAGCGTCGTATTATTAAAAGCCTGAAAGATCGTATTAAAAATAATTTTAATGTATCTATCGCAGAAACAGGATCTTTAGACCATTGTCAATATTCTCAAATAGGAATTGCAATGGTAGGAAACGACAATCGATATGTGAATAGCGTCTTGTCGAATTTGATTAACCTGATCAGATGTGCAAGCTCTGTAGAGCTTGTTGATTATAAACTTGAATTTGTTTAA